A region of Nocardioides sp. JS614 DNA encodes the following proteins:
- the hemC gene encoding hydroxymethylbilane synthase — protein MSAPLRVGTRASVLATTQSGLVADQLREALGREVELVTVSTEGDRTQAAGIPLQGGSATGVFVAALRDALLRGEVDVAVHSLKDLPTYPTEGITLAAVPVREDPRDVVVARDGLTLGELPVGSRVGTGSPRRVAQLHALGLGLEVVGIRGNVDTRIGKVRSGECDAVILARAGLARIGRLEAVTEVLDPLQMLPAPGQGALAVECRTDDPLAAQVAAALDDPRVRAAVTAERAVLATLEGGCSAPIGALAEIVEGEDGDELWVRSVALSPDGALSVRRSASGSPSDAAGVGTRLGEQMLADGADRLGDPAEVQQ, from the coding sequence GTGAGCGCGCCGCTGCGGGTCGGGACCCGCGCCTCCGTCCTGGCGACCACGCAGTCCGGGCTGGTCGCCGACCAGCTCCGCGAGGCCTTGGGCCGCGAGGTCGAGCTGGTCACGGTCTCGACCGAGGGGGACCGGACGCAGGCCGCCGGCATCCCGCTGCAGGGCGGTTCGGCCACCGGCGTCTTCGTGGCGGCGCTGCGCGACGCGCTGCTGCGCGGCGAGGTCGATGTGGCCGTGCACTCGCTCAAGGACCTGCCCACCTATCCCACCGAGGGCATCACGCTGGCCGCCGTACCCGTCCGCGAGGACCCGCGCGACGTCGTCGTCGCCCGCGACGGGCTGACGCTCGGTGAGCTCCCGGTGGGCAGTCGGGTCGGCACCGGGTCACCGCGACGGGTGGCACAGCTGCACGCCCTCGGCCTCGGTCTCGAGGTCGTCGGCATCCGCGGGAACGTCGACACCCGGATCGGCAAGGTCCGCTCCGGAGAGTGTGACGCCGTGATCCTGGCGCGCGCCGGCCTGGCCCGGATCGGGCGCCTGGAGGCCGTGACCGAGGTGCTCGACCCGCTCCAGATGCTCCCAGCCCCCGGTCAGGGTGCGCTGGCGGTCGAGTGCCGCACCGACGACCCCCTCGCCGCCCAGGTTGCGGCGGCCCTCGACGACCCGCGGGTCCGGGCGGCGGTGACCGCCGAGCGGGCCGTGCTGGCCACCCTCGAGGGCGGCTGCTCGGCGCCCATCGGTGCGCTCGCCGAGATCGTGGAGGGCGAGGACGGCGACGAGCTCTGGGTGCGATCCGTGGCGCTCTCGCCCGACGGCGCGCTCTCGGTGCGCAGGTCCGCATCGGGGAGCCCCTCCGACGCCGCCGGCGTCGGGACCCGGCTCGGCGAGCAGATGCTCGCCGACGGGGCCGACCGGCTGGGGGATCCGGCGGAGGTCCAGCAATGA
- the hemL gene encoding glutamate-1-semialdehyde 2,1-aminomutase, producing MTAGATLPTAASAALFERARAVTPGGVNSPVRAFNAVGGTPRFIRSARGAWLTDADGNEYVDLICSWGPMLLGHAHPEVQAAVSAAVARGTSYGAPTEPEVELAEEIAARAPVERVRFVSSGTEATMSAIRLARGFTGRDVVVKFAGCYHGHVDSLLASAGSGLATFAVPGTPGVPESSTALTLVLPYNDRAAVEKAFAEHGDRIACLITEAAPGNMGVVPPDADGSGGGFNGFLAETCARHGALFVSDEVMTGFRASRQGQWGLDGAVEGWRPDLMTFGKVMGGGFPAAAFGGRADVMSRLAPEGPVYQAGTLSGNPIATTAGLATLRLATDDVYAHIGAAADTIKTAASDALSRAGVEHVVQAAGTMFSVFLTAGPVRDFADASRTDVAAYAAFFHAMLDQGVYLPPSAYEAWFLSSAHDDRAVQTVLDALPTAARAAAAAQT from the coding sequence GTGACCGCCGGAGCAACCCTGCCCACCGCCGCCTCCGCGGCGCTCTTCGAGCGCGCCCGGGCGGTGACGCCGGGCGGCGTGAACTCCCCGGTCCGCGCGTTCAACGCGGTCGGTGGCACGCCCCGCTTCATCCGCTCGGCGCGCGGCGCATGGCTGACCGACGCCGACGGCAACGAGTACGTCGACCTGATCTGCTCCTGGGGCCCGATGCTGCTCGGCCACGCCCACCCCGAGGTGCAGGCGGCGGTGTCCGCCGCGGTCGCCCGCGGCACGTCGTACGGCGCTCCCACCGAGCCGGAGGTCGAGCTGGCCGAGGAGATCGCGGCCCGGGCGCCGGTCGAGCGGGTCCGGTTCGTGTCCTCGGGCACCGAGGCCACCATGTCGGCGATCCGGCTGGCCCGCGGGTTCACCGGCCGCGACGTCGTGGTCAAGTTCGCCGGCTGCTACCACGGGCACGTCGACTCGCTGCTCGCCTCGGCCGGTTCCGGCCTCGCGACGTTCGCGGTGCCAGGCACCCCCGGCGTCCCGGAGTCGTCGACGGCCCTGACCCTGGTGCTGCCGTACAACGACCGGGCCGCGGTGGAGAAGGCGTTCGCCGAGCACGGCGACCGGATCGCCTGCCTGATCACCGAGGCTGCCCCCGGCAACATGGGCGTCGTCCCTCCGGACGCCGACGGGTCGGGAGGAGGCTTCAACGGCTTCCTGGCCGAGACCTGCGCCCGGCACGGCGCACTGTTCGTCAGCGACGAGGTGATGACCGGGTTCCGGGCCTCCCGGCAGGGCCAGTGGGGACTGGACGGCGCGGTCGAGGGCTGGCGCCCCGACCTGATGACGTTCGGCAAGGTGATGGGCGGCGGCTTCCCGGCGGCGGCGTTCGGCGGTCGCGCCGACGTGATGTCACGGCTGGCGCCCGAGGGCCCCGTCTACCAGGCCGGCACGCTCTCCGGGAACCCGATCGCGACGACCGCCGGCCTGGCGACCCTGCGGCTGGCCACCGACGACGTCTACGCCCACATCGGTGCCGCCGCCGACACCATCAAGACCGCGGCCTCCGACGCGTTGAGCCGGGCCGGGGTCGAGCACGTCGTCCAGGCCGCTGGCACGATGTTCTCGGTGTTCCTCACCGCCGGCCCCGTGCGCGACTTCGCGGACGCCTCCCGCACCGACGTCGCGGCGTACGCCGCCTTCTTCCACGCGATGCTCGACCAGGGCGTCTACCTGCCGCCCTCGGCGTACGAGGCGTGGTTCCTGTCCTCCGCCCACGACGACCGGGCCGTCCAGACCGTGCTCGACGCCCTGCCCACCGCGGCCCGCGCCGCGGCTGCCGCCCAGACGTAG
- a CDS encoding HAD family hydrolase has product MTPAHDRRARPRNLQLRSVLAGEAAAAAAEVESALTPPLDPVAAAFFDVDNTVMQGASIFHLARGLHRRKFFTTREILGAAWKQAYFRVVGVEDPAHVADARASALGFIAGHTVTELQDLGEEIFEEAMADRIWPGTRALAQLHLDEGQRVWLVTAAPIEIAQIIARRLGLTGALGTVAEHIDGVYTGRLVGDLLHGPAKGEAVRALAAREGLDLHRCSAYSDSFNDLPMLTMVGDPCAINPDARLRAHAREQGWRIHDYRTGRKALRAGLVAGGIAGAASGTVAAGLALRGRRFPR; this is encoded by the coding sequence GTGACCCCGGCGCACGACAGGCGAGCCCGCCCGCGGAACCTCCAGCTGCGGTCCGTGCTCGCCGGCGAGGCCGCCGCGGCGGCCGCCGAGGTGGAGTCCGCGCTCACCCCGCCGCTCGACCCGGTCGCCGCGGCCTTCTTCGACGTCGACAACACCGTGATGCAGGGGGCGAGCATCTTCCACCTCGCCCGCGGCCTGCACCGCCGCAAGTTCTTCACCACCCGCGAGATCCTCGGGGCCGCCTGGAAGCAGGCCTACTTCCGGGTCGTGGGCGTCGAGGACCCCGCCCACGTGGCCGACGCTCGGGCCTCCGCCCTCGGGTTCATCGCCGGACACACCGTCACGGAGCTCCAGGACCTCGGCGAGGAGATCTTCGAGGAGGCGATGGCGGACCGGATCTGGCCGGGCACCCGCGCCCTGGCGCAGCTGCACCTCGACGAGGGCCAGCGGGTCTGGCTGGTCACCGCCGCGCCGATCGAGATCGCGCAGATCATCGCGCGCCGACTCGGCCTCACCGGCGCGCTCGGCACGGTCGCCGAGCACATCGACGGCGTCTACACCGGCCGGCTCGTCGGCGACCTGCTGCACGGGCCAGCGAAGGGCGAGGCCGTCCGTGCCCTCGCCGCCCGCGAGGGTCTCGACCTGCATCGCTGCTCGGCGTACTCCGACTCCTTCAACGACCTGCCGATGCTGACCATGGTCGGCGACCCGTGCGCCATCAACCCGGACGCCCGGCTCCGGGCCCACGCCCGGGAGCAGGGCTGGCGGATCCACGACTACCGCACCGGGCGCAAGGCGCTGCGCGCCGGCCTGGTCGCGGGCGGCATCGCCGGCGCCGCCAGCGGCACGGTCGCCGCCGGCCTGGCGCTCCGCGGCCGGCGGTTTCCCCGGTGA
- a CDS encoding redox-sensing transcriptional repressor Rex translates to MSARTSPESARDIPEATVARLPVYLRALVTLSEQGTATCSSEELAVAAGVNSAKLRKDLSYLGSYGTRGVGYDVDYLRYQIAREIGVTQDWPVVIVGIGNLGQALANYSGFRSRGFRVVALLDADPARHDQVVAGIEVRPFDHLERIVRDHAVAIGVIATPAVAAQDVADRMVAYGITSILNFAPTVLTVPAEVDVRKVDLSIELQILAYHEQRKGAVTA, encoded by the coding sequence GTGAGCGCACGGACCTCCCCCGAGAGTGCCCGGGACATCCCCGAGGCGACCGTCGCGCGACTCCCCGTCTACCTCCGGGCGCTGGTGACGCTGTCCGAGCAGGGCACCGCCACCTGCTCGAGCGAGGAGCTCGCGGTCGCCGCGGGCGTCAACAGCGCGAAGCTGCGCAAGGACCTGTCCTACCTCGGCAGCTACGGCACCCGCGGGGTCGGCTACGACGTGGACTACCTGCGCTACCAGATCGCCCGCGAGATCGGGGTCACCCAGGACTGGCCGGTCGTCATCGTCGGCATCGGCAACCTCGGGCAGGCGCTCGCGAACTACTCCGGCTTCCGCAGCCGCGGGTTCCGCGTGGTCGCGCTGCTCGACGCCGACCCGGCGCGCCACGACCAGGTGGTCGCGGGTATCGAGGTACGCCCCTTCGACCACCTCGAGCGGATCGTCCGCGACCACGCCGTCGCGATCGGCGTGATCGCGACCCCGGCCGTGGCCGCCCAGGACGTGGCCGACCGGATGGTCGCCTACGGGATCACCAGCATCTTGAACTTCGCCCCGACCGTGCTGACCGTGCCCGCGGAGGTCGACGTGCGCAAGGTCGACCTGTCCATCGAGCTGCAGATCCTCGCCTACCACGAGCAGCGCAAGGGTGCGGTGACAGCGTGA
- a CDS encoding glutamyl-tRNA reductase, whose protein sequence is MSVLVVGISHKSAPVALLEQLALDGPGLHKLIDDVAASEHVTEATVIATCNRLEIYAEVDRFHGSVEEVSRLVVDRAGERTEAMLPHLYVHYDDGAVSHLFQVVAGLDSMAVGEGQILGQTRAALNAGQEIGTVGPALNVLFQQALRVGKRARAETGIDRAAPSLVSAALDRSRATVGELSGKRVLVVGAGSMAGLATSTVAARGTASVTVVNRTSGNADRLAEEYGARSATLAELAAELAVADVVISCTGATGTLITRDMVAAATVDGRELSILDLALPHDVDPTVADLPGVSLVGLTDLADELRDSDAGQEVEAVRQIVTQEVAAFLSARRQASVTPTVVALRSMATSVVEAEMERLTSRVPGLDDDIRAEVLHTVRRVADKLLHQPTVRVRELANETGAVSYAAALAELFALDQEAVDAVTRPEGLT, encoded by the coding sequence GTGAGCGTCCTCGTCGTGGGCATCTCCCACAAGTCGGCGCCCGTCGCCCTGCTCGAGCAGCTGGCCCTCGACGGCCCCGGGCTGCACAAGCTGATCGACGACGTCGCCGCCAGCGAGCACGTCACCGAGGCCACCGTCATCGCGACCTGCAACCGGCTGGAGATCTACGCCGAGGTGGACCGCTTCCACGGCAGCGTGGAGGAGGTCTCCCGGCTGGTCGTCGACCGGGCCGGAGAGCGCACCGAGGCGATGCTCCCGCACCTCTACGTCCACTACGACGACGGCGCCGTGTCCCACCTGTTCCAGGTGGTCGCCGGCCTCGACTCGATGGCGGTCGGCGAGGGGCAGATCCTGGGGCAGACGCGCGCGGCACTCAACGCCGGCCAGGAGATCGGGACGGTCGGGCCGGCCCTCAACGTGTTGTTCCAGCAGGCCCTCCGAGTCGGCAAGCGGGCCCGGGCCGAGACCGGCATCGACCGGGCCGCGCCGTCGCTCGTCAGCGCCGCCCTGGACCGCAGCCGCGCCACCGTCGGCGAGCTCTCCGGCAAGCGGGTCCTGGTCGTCGGCGCCGGCTCGATGGCGGGCCTGGCCACCTCCACGGTCGCCGCGCGCGGCACCGCCAGCGTCACGGTCGTCAACCGGACCTCCGGGAACGCCGACCGGCTCGCCGAGGAGTACGGCGCGCGCTCCGCGACGCTCGCGGAACTGGCGGCCGAGCTCGCCGTCGCGGACGTGGTGATCTCCTGCACCGGCGCGACCGGCACCCTGATCACCCGCGACATGGTCGCCGCGGCGACCGTCGACGGGCGCGAGCTGTCCATCCTCGACCTGGCCCTCCCGCACGACGTCGACCCGACGGTCGCCGACCTGCCCGGGGTCAGCCTCGTCGGCCTCACCGACCTCGCCGACGAGCTGCGCGACTCCGACGCCGGCCAGGAGGTCGAGGCCGTGCGCCAGATCGTGACCCAGGAGGTCGCGGCGTTCCTCTCGGCCCGCCGCCAGGCGAGCGTCACCCCCACGGTCGTCGCGCTGCGGTCGATGGCGACCTCCGTGGTGGAAGCGGAGATGGAGCGCCTCACCAGTCGGGTCCCCGGCCTCGACGACGACATCCGCGCCGAGGTGCTGCACACCGTCCGCCGGGTCGCGGACAAGCTGCTGCACCAGCCGACCGTGCGGGTCCGCGAGCTGGCGAACGAGACCGGTGCCGTGTCGTACGCCGCCGCACTCGCCGAGCTGTTCGCGCTCGACCAGGAGGCCGTCGACGCCGTCACCCGACCGGAGGGCCTGACGTGA
- a CDS encoding lytic transglycosylase domain-containing protein, protein MALVPLALLSAAWTASIAGVGASTATASAESESTALPDGSTVPTEAIKAPASVSTSGGLAPGVRGDGAGIVSTASTSGIPSAALAAYQRAETVINAADKSCHLSWQLIAAIGRVESDHGRTNGNTLDAQGVARPGIYGIALDGSHGTTRITDTDAGQYDADARFDRAIGPMQFIPSTWSVVGVDADGDGQRNPQDVDDAALATAVYLCSGSDDLSTPAGQRAAVYRYNHSSSYVDLVLSIAAAYLDGDFTSVPNGTTSAGYLVPAPAKPGQQGPKKHHGQPHATQTQGPGGGSQQPAPEPSPEPTAPAAPNPTGGGGGGDLPVPSVPPLPSTSIPPVDELLTVAQAIVQCTLDGYVDNILKDDDAFDQCVYDYTH, encoded by the coding sequence ATGGCCCTCGTGCCGCTGGCGCTGCTGTCCGCCGCCTGGACGGCCAGCATCGCCGGTGTGGGCGCCAGCACCGCCACGGCCAGCGCCGAGTCCGAGTCCACCGCACTGCCGGACGGCTCGACGGTCCCGACCGAGGCCATCAAGGCCCCGGCGAGCGTCTCCACCTCCGGCGGCCTGGCGCCGGGCGTCCGGGGCGACGGCGCCGGGATCGTCTCCACCGCCTCCACCTCCGGCATCCCCTCCGCCGCCCTGGCCGCCTACCAGCGTGCCGAGACCGTGATCAACGCCGCCGACAAGAGCTGCCACCTCTCCTGGCAGCTGATCGCGGCGATCGGCAGGGTCGAGTCCGACCACGGCCGCACCAACGGCAACACCCTGGACGCCCAGGGCGTCGCCCGACCCGGCATCTACGGCATCGCGCTGGACGGCAGCCACGGCACCACCCGGATCACCGACACCGACGCCGGGCAGTACGACGCCGACGCCCGGTTCGACCGGGCCATCGGGCCGATGCAGTTCATCCCCTCGACCTGGTCGGTCGTCGGCGTGGACGCCGACGGCGACGGCCAGCGCAACCCCCAGGACGTCGACGACGCCGCGCTCGCGACCGCCGTCTACCTGTGCTCGGGCTCCGACGACCTGTCCACCCCGGCCGGGCAGCGCGCCGCCGTCTACCGCTACAACCACAGCTCGTCGTACGTCGACCTGGTGCTCTCGATCGCCGCCGCCTACCTCGACGGCGACTTCACCTCGGTGCCCAACGGCACCACCTCGGCCGGCTACCTCGTGCCCGCCCCGGCGAAGCCGGGCCAGCAGGGCCCGAAGAAGCACCACGGCCAGCCGCACGCGACGCAGACCCAGGGGCCGGGTGGCGGCTCCCAGCAGCCGGCCCCGGAGCCCAGCCCGGAGCCCACCGCGCCGGCCGCACCGAACCCGACCGGTGGCGGTGGCGGTGGCGACCTGCCGGTGCCCAGCGTCCCCCCGCTGCCGTCGACCTCGATCCCCCCGGTCGACGAGCTGCTCACCGTCGCCCAGGCCATCGTCCAGTGCACGCTCGACGGCTACGTCGACAACATCCTCAAGGACGACGACGCGTTCGACCAGTGCGTCTACGACTACACCCACTAG
- a CDS encoding class I adenylate-forming enzyme family protein produces MSGMRDIAELVSVAAAEHPDRLAVVEAGGRSLTWAGLEDEVGRIATGLGAAGILGGTRVLLAVGNRLEFVTTYLGVLRAQAVAVPVNPRSTVSELSRMVADSGARMVVGEPDTVEALREAVAGLDPAPLLVVIEAEPLPGERAHDELRALPARPVPPLQDPEKLAVLLYTSGTSGLPRAAMLTHRALLANLDQVAQVEPPMIHGDDVVLGVLPLFHVYGLNAVLGGILRHRAKLVLVERFDPHETLSLIDDEACSVVPVAPPVFAYWLGEEHLAEHLGPVRLVLSGSAPLAAELIDKFTARAGVPVHQGYGLTEAAPVVTSTLCSVTPQVGSVGAALPGVELRLVDESGRSPDGDDPGEIQIRGANLFSGYWPDGEGGPDDDGWWSTGDVGFLDPSGDLFLVDRIKDLVIVSGFNVYPVEVEEVLTEVDGVVEAAVIGVDDPVTGEAVVAYVRAPDADPAAIEEAVRVHCEQRLARFKRPSRIEVVDALPKTGTGKVQKGRLRGIERRRTLGLLE; encoded by the coding sequence ATGTCTGGGATGCGCGACATCGCCGAGCTCGTGAGCGTTGCCGCCGCCGAGCACCCTGACCGGCTGGCGGTCGTCGAGGCCGGCGGCCGCAGCCTCACCTGGGCCGGTCTCGAGGACGAGGTCGGCCGGATCGCCACCGGCCTCGGCGCGGCGGGGATCCTCGGCGGCACCCGGGTGCTGCTGGCGGTCGGCAACCGACTCGAGTTCGTCACCACCTATCTCGGCGTGCTGCGCGCCCAGGCGGTCGCCGTACCGGTCAACCCCCGCTCGACCGTGAGCGAGCTGTCCCGCATGGTGGCCGACTCCGGCGCGCGGATGGTGGTCGGCGAGCCCGACACGGTCGAGGCCCTGCGGGAGGCGGTGGCGGGACTGGACCCCGCGCCGCTGCTGGTCGTCATCGAGGCGGAGCCGCTGCCCGGCGAGCGCGCCCACGACGAGCTCCGGGCGCTCCCCGCCCGGCCGGTCCCGCCGTTGCAGGACCCCGAGAAGCTGGCGGTGCTGCTCTACACCAGCGGTACGTCGGGCCTGCCCCGAGCGGCGATGCTCACCCATCGGGCGCTGCTGGCCAACCTCGACCAGGTCGCCCAGGTCGAGCCGCCGATGATCCATGGCGACGACGTCGTGCTGGGCGTGCTCCCGCTGTTCCACGTCTACGGCCTGAACGCCGTGCTCGGCGGCATCCTGCGCCACCGCGCCAAGCTCGTGCTCGTCGAGCGGTTCGACCCGCACGAGACCCTCTCCCTCATCGACGACGAGGCCTGCAGCGTCGTTCCCGTCGCCCCACCGGTCTTCGCGTACTGGCTGGGGGAGGAGCATCTCGCCGAGCACCTCGGCCCGGTCCGGCTGGTCCTCTCCGGATCCGCGCCCCTGGCGGCCGAGCTGATCGACAAGTTCACCGCCCGCGCCGGTGTCCCCGTCCACCAGGGCTACGGCCTGACGGAGGCGGCACCGGTGGTGACCAGCACCCTGTGCAGCGTGACGCCCCAGGTCGGCTCGGTGGGCGCGGCGCTCCCTGGCGTCGAGCTGCGCCTGGTCGACGAGTCCGGCCGGTCTCCGGACGGCGACGACCCGGGGGAGATCCAGATCCGGGGCGCGAACCTGTTCAGCGGCTACTGGCCCGACGGGGAGGGCGGCCCCGACGACGACGGGTGGTGGTCGACCGGTGACGTCGGCTTCCTGGACCCGTCCGGTGACCTGTTCCTCGTCGACCGGATCAAGGACCTCGTCATCGTGTCCGGCTTCAACGTCTACCCGGTCGAGGTGGAGGAGGTCCTGACCGAGGTCGACGGGGTGGTCGAGGCCGCGGTGATCGGGGTCGACGACCCGGTGACCGGTGAAGCGGTCGTCGCGTACGTCCGGGCGCCCGACGCCGATCCCGCTGCGATCGAGGAGGCGGTCCGCGTCCACTGCGAGCAGCGGTTGGCCCGGTTCAAGCGGCCCTCGCGCATCGAGGTCGTCGACGCCCTGCCCAAGACCGGAACCGGCAAGGTCCAGAAGGGCCGGCTGCGCGGCATCGAGCGGCGCCGCACGTTGGGACTGCTCGAGTGA
- a CDS encoding uroporphyrinogen-III synthase encodes MTRGKTTTATGSGSTRGWVSFVGSGPGDPGLLTVRAVDLLRQADVVVTEVPDHAALVRTVLGLPLDAAGAEPAGPEIVDGGFGEDGQPLTHAARAKVVVRQAKRGLRVVRLMAGDPFLYASGPEEAQACVKAGLGFEIVPGVSSVSAVPAYAGIPLTTKDCREVAVVTCGERVDWSRYVDARTLVLLSAVGQIADISKALVAAGRSPETPVAMTRVGTTTEQATVTSTLERIGADARAARMTPPAITVVGDVVDLRETLSWFETKPLFGWRVLVPRTKEQAGSLSARLRGYGAVPDEVPTISVEPPRNPLQMDKAVRGLVEGRYEWIAFTSVNAVRAVREKFEEYGLDARAFSGLKIAAVGDKTAQAIAGWGLRADLVPSGEQSAAGLLADWPEYDELLDPINRVFLPRADIATENLVAGLVDLGWECDDVTAYRTVRAAPPPAPTRDAIKTGKFDAVVFTSSSTVRNLVGIAGKPHPSTIIAVIGPATAKTAEEHGLRVDVLAAKPDVDTLVDALADFGASRRIAMVEAGQPVTKPSDRKPSGRRKTTSAR; translated from the coding sequence ATGACGCGAGGCAAGACCACCACCGCCACCGGCTCGGGATCCACTCGAGGCTGGGTGTCGTTCGTCGGCAGCGGCCCGGGCGACCCCGGCCTGCTGACCGTGCGCGCCGTCGACCTGCTCCGGCAGGCGGACGTCGTGGTGACCGAGGTGCCCGACCACGCGGCGCTGGTCCGCACGGTGCTCGGCCTGCCGCTCGACGCCGCGGGCGCCGAGCCGGCCGGCCCGGAGATCGTCGACGGCGGCTTCGGCGAGGACGGCCAGCCACTGACCCACGCGGCGCGCGCGAAGGTCGTGGTCCGCCAGGCCAAGCGCGGCCTGAGGGTGGTCCGGCTGATGGCCGGCGACCCGTTCCTCTACGCCTCCGGGCCGGAGGAGGCGCAGGCCTGCGTCAAGGCGGGCCTCGGCTTCGAGATCGTCCCCGGGGTGTCCTCGGTCAGCGCGGTCCCGGCGTACGCGGGCATCCCGCTCACCACCAAGGACTGTCGCGAGGTCGCTGTCGTCACCTGCGGCGAGCGGGTCGACTGGAGCCGGTACGTCGACGCGCGCACCCTCGTGCTGCTCTCGGCCGTCGGCCAGATCGCGGACATCAGCAAGGCCCTGGTCGCGGCCGGCCGCTCGCCGGAGACGCCGGTCGCGATGACCCGGGTCGGCACCACCACCGAGCAGGCGACGGTCACCTCCACGCTGGAGCGGATCGGTGCCGACGCGCGCGCCGCCCGGATGACGCCGCCGGCGATCACCGTCGTGGGCGACGTCGTCGACCTGCGCGAGACGCTGTCGTGGTTCGAGACCAAGCCGCTGTTCGGCTGGCGGGTGCTGGTGCCCCGCACCAAGGAGCAGGCCGGCTCGCTGTCCGCGCGCCTGCGCGGCTACGGCGCCGTGCCCGATGAGGTCCCGACCATCTCGGTCGAGCCGCCGCGCAACCCGCTGCAGATGGACAAGGCCGTCCGCGGCCTGGTCGAGGGCCGGTACGAGTGGATCGCGTTCACCTCGGTGAACGCGGTGCGCGCCGTCCGGGAGAAGTTCGAGGAGTACGGCCTGGACGCGCGGGCCTTCTCGGGCCTGAAGATCGCGGCGGTCGGCGACAAGACCGCCCAGGCGATCGCCGGCTGGGGCCTGCGGGCCGACCTGGTGCCGTCCGGCGAGCAGTCCGCGGCCGGGCTGCTGGCCGACTGGCCGGAGTACGACGAGCTCCTCGACCCGATCAACCGGGTGTTCCTGCCGCGCGCCGACATCGCCACCGAGAACCTCGTGGCCGGGCTCGTGGACCTGGGCTGGGAGTGCGACGACGTGACGGCGTACCGGACCGTCCGCGCGGCCCCGCCGCCGGCGCCGACCCGGGACGCGATCAAGACCGGCAAGTTCGATGCGGTCGTCTTCACGTCCTCGTCCACGGTGCGCAACCTGGTCGGCATCGCCGGCAAGCCGCACCCGTCGACGATCATCGCCGTGATCGGGCCGGCCACCGCGAAGACCGCGGAGGAGCACGGCCTGCGGGTCGACGTGCTGGCGGCCAAGCCGGACGTGGACACGCTGGTGGACGCGCTCGCCGACTTCGGCGCCTCGCGCCGGATCGCGATGGTCGAGGCCGGCCAGCCGGTGACCAAGCCGTCGGACCGCAAGCCGTCCGGCCGCCGGAAGACGACCTCGGCGCGATGA
- the hemB gene encoding porphobilinogen synthase, with amino-acid sequence MSEVPVPPVVGPTVRPRRLRTTAALRRMVSETSLEARQLVLPVFVCEGLDEPRPISSMPGVVQHTRSSLLAAVTEAAELGLGGVMLFGIPERKDAVGSGAVDPAGILNLAITDVVGEVGDALTVMSDLCLDEFTDHGHCGVLTPDGKVDNDRTLSRYAEMALAQAHAGVDMVGPSGMMDGQVAVVRRALDAAGHTDVSILAYSAKYASAFFGPFREAVDSSLEGDRRTYQQDPANAREGVREAMLDVEEGADLVMVKPALAYLDVLHRVRDAVDVPVAAYNVSGEYAMLEAAAAKGWIDREPAILEALTSIRRAGADVVLTYWAAEVARILAR; translated from the coding sequence ATGAGCGAGGTCCCGGTCCCGCCGGTCGTCGGGCCGACCGTCCGGCCGCGACGGCTGCGCACCACCGCGGCCCTGCGGCGGATGGTGTCCGAGACCTCGCTCGAGGCCCGGCAGTTGGTGCTGCCGGTGTTCGTCTGCGAGGGCCTCGACGAGCCGCGACCGATCTCGTCGATGCCGGGCGTGGTCCAGCACACCCGGTCCTCGCTGCTCGCCGCCGTCACCGAGGCCGCCGAGCTGGGGCTCGGCGGGGTGATGCTCTTCGGCATCCCGGAGCGCAAGGACGCCGTCGGCTCCGGCGCGGTCGACCCGGCCGGGATCCTCAACCTCGCGATCACCGACGTGGTCGGCGAGGTGGGCGACGCGCTGACGGTGATGAGCGACCTGTGCCTCGACGAGTTCACCGACCACGGGCACTGCGGGGTGCTCACCCCGGACGGCAAGGTCGACAACGACCGCACGCTGAGCCGGTACGCCGAGATGGCGCTCGCCCAGGCCCACGCAGGCGTCGACATGGTCGGGCCGAGCGGCATGATGGACGGTCAGGTCGCGGTGGTCCGGCGGGCGCTGGACGCGGCCGGGCACACGGACGTGTCGATCCTGGCGTACTCCGCGAAGTACGCCTCGGCGTTCTTCGGCCCGTTCCGTGAGGCCGTGGACTCCTCGCTCGAGGGCGACCGCCGCACCTACCAGCAGGACCCCGCCAACGCCCGCGAGGGCGTCCGGGAGGCCATGCTCGACGTCGAGGAGGGCGCCGACCTGGTGATGGTCAAGCCCGCGCTCGCCTACCTCGACGTGCTGCACCGGGTCCGCGACGCCGTCGACGTCCCGGTGGCGGCGTACAACGTCTCCGGCGAGTACGCCATGCTCGAGGCCGCCGCGGCGAAGGGCTGGATCGACCGCGAGCCCGCGATCCTGGAGGCGCTCACCTCGATCCGCCGGGCCGGCGCCGACGTGGTGCTGACCTATTGGGCCGCCGAGGTCGCGCGGATCCTCGCGCGCTGA
- a CDS encoding glutaredoxin family protein → MSAPRVTLYTRPGCHLCDVAREVVERVCAELGEAYAEVHIDDDPELRERFTDEVPVTFVDGRQHDFWRVDEARLRAALATS, encoded by the coding sequence GTGAGCGCGCCCCGGGTCACGCTCTACACCCGGCCGGGCTGCCACCTGTGCGACGTCGCCCGCGAGGTCGTCGAGCGGGTCTGCGCCGAGCTCGGCGAGGCGTACGCCGAGGTCCACATCGACGACGACCCCGAGCTGCGCGAGCGGTTCACCGACGAGGTCCCGGTGACGTTCGTCGATGGCCGCCAGCACGACTTCTGGCGGGTCGACGAGGCCCGGCTGCGGGCCGCACTCGCCACGTCCTAG